One genomic window of Carassius gibelio isolate Cgi1373 ecotype wild population from Czech Republic chromosome A10, carGib1.2-hapl.c, whole genome shotgun sequence includes the following:
- the LOC128021258 gene encoding tricarboxylate transport protein A, mitochondrial, which translates to MSSLYKPFSVSEGPCKDAIVRRGRTPLQHPAAMTRIPSADAPTRTFTPIFNMYPGQRNLAAAAIGGRKITHPWKAILAGGIAGGIEICITFPTEYVKTQLQLDERANPPRYRGIGDCVKLTVQDHGLRGLYRGLSSLLYGSIPKSAVRFGTFEVLSNPMRDATGRLDNKGSLLCGLGAGIAEAVLIVCPMETVKVKFIHDQCSLRPRYRGFFHGVREIIRDQGVRGTYQGLTATLLKQGSNQAIRFYVMNLLRNWYKGDDPSRDMHPLVTAMFGATAGAASVFGNTPLDVVKTRMQGLEAHRYKSTLDCAFQILKNEGPQAFYKGTVPRLGRVCLDVAIVFVLYEEVVKLLNNVWRTD; encoded by the exons atgTCGTCTCTGTATAAACCGTTTTCTGTCTCGGAAGGGCCGTGCAAAGATGCGATAGTGAGGCGAGGTCGCACGCCGCTACAGCATCCTGCCGCGATGACCCGGATTCCCTCCGCCGACGCGCCGACTCGCACTTTTACCCCAATTTTTAACATGTACCCAGGCCAGAGGAATCTAGCGGCCGCTGCAATCGGAGGAAGAAAAATCACTCATCCGTGGAAGGCTATTCTTGCAG GTGGCATTGCAGGAGGCATTGAGATCTGCATCACATTTCCAACAGAGTACGTGAAGACCCAGCTACAGTTAGACGAAAGAGCAAATCCTCCACGCTACCGAGGCATAG GCGACTGTGTTAAGCTGACGGTGCAGGATCATGGGTTGAGAGGTCTATACAGAGGGCTTAGTTCACTGCTTTATGGATCCATCCCGAAATCTGCAGTACG TTTTGGAACCTTCGAGGTTCTTAGTAACCCAATGAGGGATGCCACGGGCCGGCTTGACAATAAAGGAAGTTTGCTGTGTGGGCTTGGAGCAGGAATTGCAGAGGCAGTGTTGATAGTCTGTCCAATGGAGACAGTCAAG GTGAAGTTCATTCATGACCAGTGCTCCCTGAGGCCACGCTACCGAGGGTTCTTCCATGGTGTGAGGGAGATCATCAGAGATCAAG GTGTTCGAGGGACGTATCAAGGACTGACTGCTACACTTCTGAAGCAGGGCAGCAACCAGGCTATACGCTTTTATGTTATGAACTTGTTGCGCAACTGGTACAAAG GCGATGACCCAAGTCGTGACATGCATCCGCTGGTTACAGCGATGTTCGGAGCAACAGCCGGGGCGGCGAGCGTATTTGGAAACACACCACTTGATGTGGTGAAGACCCGAATGCAG GGTTTGGAGGCTCATCGCTACAAGAGCACATTAGATTGTGCATTCCAAATTTTGAAGAATGAAGGCCCTCAagc GTTCTACAAAGGCACGGTCCCACGACTGGGCAGAGTGTGTCTAGACGTGGCCATTGTCTTTGTTCTCTACGAGGAGGTTGTAAAGCTACTGAACAATGTCTGGAGAACCGACTGA